The Cyanobacteriota bacterium genome has a window encoding:
- a CDS encoding tRNA pseudouridine(38-40) synthase TruA produces the protein MDADTTPNLHRVALVIQYVGTHFHGWQRQPNQRTVQEDLETTIATVLGHPVTVHAAGRTDTGVHAAAQVVHFDSTALIPPHRWADILNSRLPDDILVRASAPVPLDWHARFSACWRRYRYTLYTDATPNLFVRPFVWHYYYAPLDIT, from the coding sequence ATGGATGCTGATACAACACCAAATCTACACCGGGTAGCCCTCGTCATTCAATACGTGGGCACTCACTTTCATGGGTGGCAGCGACAACCGAACCAGCGAACTGTGCAAGAGGATTTAGAAACAACTATCGCCACAGTCCTTGGCCATCCTGTAACTGTACACGCTGCTGGGAGAACAGATACAGGAGTTCATGCAGCCGCACAGGTCGTGCATTTTGACTCAACGGCCTTGATCCCCCCCCACCGCTGGGCAGATATTCTTAATAGCCGTTTACCTGACGATATCCTAGTGCGTGCTTCAGCCCCTGTACCACTGGATTGGCACGCTCGATTTTCTGCTTGTTGGCGACGCTATCGATACACCCTCTACACAGATGCCACTCCTAACTTATTTGTTCGCCCGTTTGTGTGGCACTACTATTACGCACCGTTGGACATAACGC
- the rplQ gene encoding 50S ribosomal protein L17, which produces MRHRCRVPQLGKPADQRRALLRALTTQLIRNGRLTTTMARAKAVRTEVDRMITLAKDGSLAARRRALGYMYDKQLVHALFENVQERYGDRNGGYTRILRTVPRRGDNAEMAIIELV; this is translated from the coding sequence ATGCGTCACCGTTGTCGTGTTCCTCAGTTAGGTAAGCCTGCTGATCAGCGTCGTGCTCTCCTCAGAGCATTGACAACCCAGCTTATTCGGAATGGTCGCTTGACAACTACAATGGCTCGCGCCAAAGCAGTGCGCACAGAGGTTGATCGCATGATTACCCTTGCTAAGGACGGTTCTTTAGCTGCTCGTCGCCGAGCTTTAGGTTACATGTACGACAAACAGCTTGTTCATGCTCTGTTTGAAAATGTGCAGGAGCGTTACGGCGATCGCAACGGCGGATACACCCGCATACTGCGGACTGTGCCTCGACGGGGAGACAATGCTGAAATGGCTATAATCGAGCTGGTTTAA